Proteins co-encoded in one Bacteroidota bacterium genomic window:
- the fliD gene encoding flagellar filament capping protein FliD, with protein sequence MTISSLNGGDPYELLIAQIIQIERQPQFALQQKKSEQTIFKAVLSDFDSTLSALDASLGRMTDLLANPFGALTATVPEGAGFSVLASDSAAPGPRTLQVERLATADSRLSKQFAQDGGTLRSFFDANGAQTFTVEVASPTEDDPDARVGVEVTVNPTGDTDAEVLGEISAAIDEAMDAAADAGTIQRGDGAAASIVNETSGTARLSLRSGETGFASRLSFTDSSDGLLGFLQVNADGLVGDPVTTTTPATAASLTGDALDAPVSVGLFGGDLEIEVNGAATTVSFGAGTYTAEDIAATLSNELGADVEVEVAGGALQFTTAATGSAASLQVTGGSLAEDFGLEVMASPVTGTDEATTTQTEGTGGQVTAIGTGETDSLLNSRFQLDGLTLYRGTNEITDAVEGLTLSLGSAGDLTTFTVGADGESVAGEVKSFIKAYNDVLSFIKQRSTVDPEAGTRGDFAGDAAIAGLRFGMRNDSLLAVGSQPAGTPTLLADLGIEFDDDGALRLADEDKLVAAAQADPDGVQSFFAAEDGLATRLQARLDTFLGTDGILDNRTDTIDSRIRRLDTQIDRWDERLSLREDQLRAQYASLQETLALLEGQQNSLVSFYT encoded by the coding sequence ATGACCATTTCCTCTCTCAACGGCGGCGATCCCTACGAACTGCTCATCGCGCAGATCATCCAGATCGAGCGCCAGCCGCAGTTCGCCCTTCAGCAGAAGAAGAGCGAGCAGACGATCTTCAAAGCTGTCCTGAGCGATTTCGACAGCACGCTCTCGGCCCTCGACGCCTCGCTGGGCCGCATGACGGACCTGCTCGCCAACCCGTTCGGCGCGCTCACCGCCACGGTCCCCGAAGGCGCAGGCTTCAGCGTTCTGGCCTCCGACAGTGCAGCGCCTGGCCCGCGCACGCTCCAGGTGGAGCGCCTCGCCACGGCCGACAGCCGCCTCTCGAAGCAGTTTGCCCAGGACGGCGGCACGCTCCGCTCGTTTTTCGACGCCAACGGCGCGCAGACCTTCACCGTCGAGGTCGCCAGCCCGACCGAGGACGACCCCGACGCGCGCGTCGGGGTCGAGGTCACCGTGAACCCCACCGGCGACACCGACGCCGAGGTCCTCGGCGAGATCAGCGCCGCCATTGACGAGGCGATGGACGCCGCCGCCGACGCGGGCACCATCCAGCGCGGCGACGGGGCCGCGGCTTCGATCGTGAACGAGACCTCGGGGACGGCCCGCCTCTCGCTGCGCAGCGGCGAGACCGGCTTCGCCAGCCGCCTCTCGTTCACCGACTCCAGCGACGGCCTGCTCGGCTTCCTCCAGGTCAACGCCGACGGCCTCGTCGGCGACCCCGTCACCACGACGACCCCCGCGACGGCCGCCTCGCTTACCGGCGACGCCCTCGACGCGCCGGTCTCGGTGGGCCTGTTCGGGGGCGACCTGGAGATCGAAGTCAACGGCGCGGCGACCACCGTCTCGTTCGGCGCGGGCACCTACACCGCCGAGGACATCGCGGCCACGCTGAGCAACGAGCTCGGGGCCGACGTGGAGGTCGAGGTCGCGGGCGGCGCGTTGCAGTTCACGACGGCCGCCACCGGGTCGGCCGCCTCGCTCCAGGTCACGGGCGGGAGCCTCGCCGAAGACTTCGGCCTCGAGGTCATGGCCTCGCCCGTCACGGGGACCGATGAGGCGACGACCACGCAGACCGAAGGCACCGGCGGCCAGGTCACCGCCATCGGCACGGGCGAGACCGACAGCCTGCTCAACAGCCGCTTCCAACTCGACGGCCTGACCCTCTACCGCGGCACCAACGAGATCACCGACGCGGTCGAAGGCCTCACCCTCTCGCTCGGCAGCGCCGGGGACCTGACCACCTTCACAGTCGGGGCCGACGGCGAAAGCGTCGCTGGCGAGGTCAAGAGCTTCATCAAAGCGTACAACGACGTCCTCTCCTTCATCAAGCAGCGCTCCACCGTGGACCCCGAGGCGGGCACGCGCGGCGACTTCGCCGGAGACGCGGCGATCGCCGGGCTCCGGTTCGGGATGCGGAACGACAGCCTCCTCGCCGTCGGGAGCCAGCCTGCCGGGACACCCACCCTGCTGGCCGACCTCGGGATCGAGTTCGACGACGACGGCGCGCTCCGGCTCGCCGACGAGGACAAACTCGTCGCGGCCGCTCAGGCAGACCCCGACGGCGTACAGTCGTTCTTCGCAGCGGAGGACGGGCTCGCCACCCGGCTCCAGGCCCGCCTCGACACGTTCCTCGGCACGGACGGCATTCTCGACAACCGGACCGACACCATAGACTCCCGCATCCGGCGCCTCGACACGCAGATCGACCGGTGGGACGAGCGGCTCTCGCTGCGCGAGGATCAGCTGCGCGCTCAGTACGCCTCGCTCCAGGAAACCCTCGCGCTTCTGGAGGGCCAGCAGAACTCCCTGGTCTCGTTCTACACCTGA
- a CDS encoding flagellar protein FliT produces MPSPLIDATLAAGERLLAAIQTEDFGRTAELAAARGVLMDRLLAETTPAMHTEEDRRALTAQHRALTGLLNTQEGTLRSAFATSRQHRRAHASYHAPPSRPSVLRAVHG; encoded by the coding sequence ATGCCCTCTCCCCTGATCGACGCCACTCTCGCAGCCGGCGAGCGCCTGCTCGCGGCGATCCAGACCGAAGACTTCGGGCGCACCGCCGAACTCGCGGCGGCGCGCGGCGTGCTCATGGACCGCCTCCTGGCCGAAACGACGCCGGCGATGCACACGGAGGAGGACCGGAGGGCACTTACGGCACAGCACCGCGCGCTTACCGGGCTGCTGAACACGCAGGAGGGCACGCTGCGCAGCGCGTTCGCTACCTCTAGGCAGCACCGGCGGGCACACGCGTCTTACCACGCCCCCCCGTCCCGTCCGAGCGTACTTCGCGCAGTCCACGGATAG
- the flgC gene encoding flagellar basal body rod protein FlgC: MPIIRNTPSLSIFRTAARGLEAQRRALGAATDNIANATSSRAEDGNAYAIKRAVTVADEPRRFGRLLTEAKTDLQRTDARHFPNGRLLGRFRDADAGPATEIEEVNDERFEYDPDHPHADLDGYVTYPDVNVAEEMAHMISANRIYEANLTTVEAVKEMLKRTLEI, from the coding sequence ATGCCGATCATCCGCAACACGCCGTCGCTCTCCATCTTCCGCACCGCCGCGCGCGGGCTCGAAGCTCAGCGCCGCGCCCTGGGCGCAGCCACGGACAACATCGCCAACGCCACCTCGTCGCGGGCCGAGGACGGCAACGCCTACGCCATCAAGCGCGCCGTCACCGTGGCCGACGAGCCCCGCCGCTTCGGCCGCCTGCTGACCGAGGCCAAGACGGACCTCCAGCGCACCGACGCCCGCCACTTCCCCAACGGCCGCCTCCTCGGCCGCTTCCGCGACGCCGACGCCGGGCCCGCCACCGAGATCGAGGAGGTCAACGACGAGCGCTTCGAGTACGACCCGGACCACCCGCACGCCGACCTCGACGGCTACGTCACCTACCCCGACGTCAACGTGGCCGAGGAGATGGCGCACATGATCTCGGCCAACCGCATCTACGAGGCCAACCTCACGACCGTCGAGGCCGTGAAGGAAATGCTCAAACGCACGCTAGAGATTTGA
- the fliG gene encoding flagellar motor switch protein FliG: MSETATFQAPATAAPEPSPSAALTGSQRAASFLILLGVETASKVLALLPAEYLERVSVEIARLRNVPSEIVDELLFDYHDMALAREHVAQGGISYAREVLESTLGANRAEDVMMRVEAAVEVSAFHLLQTVEIGRLTRFVEREHPQTAALILAHLNPRKSSEILAELAEPQRGEVVYRLATMGQTSPELLRDIEEVIRQQIGSVFAASERATGGVNQVAQILNGAPRAAEREIMNGLRERDPDLATAVKNLMFVFDDLIHISGRDLQRLLVEVEQQSLVLALKGASDAFTDRVLENVSERVAETIKEELDLLGPVRIADVEEAQQVILERAQELEESEEISLDPDSQEEML; the protein is encoded by the coding sequence ATGTCCGAAACCGCCACCTTCCAGGCTCCCGCCACGGCCGCTCCCGAGCCGTCGCCGAGTGCTGCTCTCACGGGGTCGCAGCGCGCGGCCTCCTTCCTCATCCTCCTCGGCGTCGAGACGGCCTCCAAAGTCCTCGCGCTCCTCCCCGCCGAATACCTCGAGCGGGTATCCGTGGAGATCGCCCGCCTCCGAAACGTGCCCAGCGAGATCGTCGACGAACTGCTCTTCGACTACCACGACATGGCGCTCGCCCGGGAGCACGTCGCGCAGGGGGGGATCAGCTACGCCCGCGAAGTGCTCGAGAGCACGCTCGGGGCCAACCGGGCCGAGGACGTGATGATGCGCGTGGAAGCGGCCGTCGAGGTCTCGGCCTTCCACCTCCTCCAGACCGTCGAGATCGGGCGGCTCACGCGGTTCGTCGAGCGCGAGCACCCCCAGACGGCTGCGCTCATCCTAGCGCACCTCAACCCGCGCAAGTCCAGCGAAATCCTCGCCGAGCTCGCCGAGCCTCAGCGGGGCGAGGTCGTCTACCGCCTCGCGACCATGGGCCAGACCTCGCCCGAGCTGCTGCGCGACATCGAGGAGGTCATCCGCCAGCAGATCGGGTCGGTCTTCGCGGCGAGCGAGCGCGCGACGGGCGGCGTCAACCAGGTGGCACAGATCCTCAACGGCGCACCCCGCGCCGCCGAACGCGAGATCATGAACGGGCTCCGCGAGCGCGACCCCGACCTCGCCACGGCCGTCAAAAACCTCATGTTCGTCTTCGACGACCTCATCCACATCAGCGGGCGCGATCTCCAGCGGCTGCTGGTCGAGGTGGAACAGCAGAGCCTCGTGCTCGCCCTCAAAGGGGCGTCGGACGCCTTTACCGACCGGGTCCTCGAGAACGTCAGCGAGCGCGTGGCGGAGACCATCAAGGAAGAGCTCGACCTGCTCGGGCCTGTCCGCATCGCGGACGTCGAGGAGGCGCAGCAGGTCATCTTGGAGCGCGCGCAGGAGCTGGAGGAGTCTGAGGAGATCTCGCTCGACCCCGACAGCCAGGAGGAGATGCTCTAG
- a CDS encoding HAMP domain-containing sensor histidine kinase has product MSHFPAPSGAAPAEHDLIADLAQVLAHRMRGPLTSIQCYTELLADSVGPYEERDMVLRIFESVSSLEKTLADLNRYSVTASPMPRVLDAGQLMADVLTGLGETQAEVAVEVEPGTRVQGDPLLIQQALLILLENALDAAADVPACAPGVRCSVRRTPAEAADPAMTRFEVWNAGGVGGLREAQMFSPFFTTKSSNLGIGLPIARRIAEAHRGRLELAGQEAAIGENGVTFTLLLPSAGNYTNIAQ; this is encoded by the coding sequence ATGTCTCATTTCCCTGCGCCCTCCGGCGCTGCGCCCGCGGAACACGACCTGATCGCCGACCTCGCCCAGGTGCTGGCCCACCGCATGCGGGGACCACTCACGAGCATCCAGTGCTACACCGAGCTGCTGGCCGACAGCGTCGGCCCTTACGAGGAGCGCGACATGGTGCTCCGCATCTTCGAGAGCGTGTCCTCGCTCGAGAAGACGCTCGCCGACCTGAACCGCTACAGCGTCACCGCCAGCCCGATGCCGCGCGTGCTCGACGCCGGCCAGCTGATGGCGGACGTGCTCACCGGCCTGGGCGAGACGCAGGCCGAGGTGGCGGTGGAGGTGGAGCCGGGCACGCGCGTCCAGGGCGACCCGCTGCTGATCCAGCAAGCCCTCCTCATCCTGCTCGAAAACGCCCTCGACGCCGCCGCGGACGTGCCCGCCTGCGCGCCGGGCGTCCGGTGCTCCGTGCGGCGGACCCCGGCCGAGGCGGCGGACCCGGCCATGACGCGCTTCGAGGTGTGGAACGCCGGAGGCGTGGGCGGACTCCGAGAGGCCCAAATGTTCTCGCCGTTCTTCACCACCAAGTCGAGCAACCTCGGTATCGGTCTGCCGATCGCGCGGCGCATCGCCGAGGCACACCGGGGCCGCCTGGAGCTCGCGGGGCAAGAGGCCGCTATCGGAGAAAACGGTGTCACCTTTACCCTTCTGCTACCGTCCGCTGGTAATTACACCAACATCGCGCAATAG
- the fliF gene encoding flagellar basal-body MS-ring/collar protein FliF — MSFFQNVRQFVLRLAPGQRFLLGAVLVGGLAVLGGIAYWAGQPDYTLLFGRLEATDASRVVETLRAEGVPYKLEEGGGAIYVPRQQVYDLRLRFAGEGVVSEGPVGYELFNSGTIGMTDFMQKLNYKRALEGELSRTVSNIRQVAQARVHLVLPERSPFRDRQTRPSASVVLQLGGGGGLAPGQIEGVASLVAGAVEGMSVADVTVLDTRGTLLSNPDAGNPDVTLTSNQLRTQHAVEEHLAQSGQSMLDRMLGPGRAVVRVAAKLDFSRTVEESDAIDPESATVISEERLEEQAAADASNATVRNYELSRKRERTERTAGAVEVLTVSVVLDYKLPVQAVADEDAPLPEPEPYAPQQVREIENLVKNAVGFDAARGDRFAIHQARFDTSADDRLAEEMDAAGRSERLQSYLRYGLMALALGLAAFLIRSTVSSVAGAGSDPLALIAGEDPASLTGRRTAGELAERAEADQALLATGTEGADAPLSADDLYTSKLSDEAKARLSARSEIYEEVKQSILGQPEEAAELLKTWIAEDLFREEHAAS; from the coding sequence ATGTCTTTCTTCCAGAACGTTCGGCAGTTCGTGCTGCGCCTCGCGCCGGGGCAGCGGTTCCTCCTCGGGGCGGTGCTCGTCGGCGGCCTCGCGGTCCTCGGCGGGATCGCCTACTGGGCGGGGCAGCCCGACTACACCCTCCTCTTCGGCCGCCTCGAAGCGACCGACGCGAGCCGGGTCGTGGAGACGCTGCGCGCCGAGGGCGTCCCTTACAAGCTCGAAGAGGGCGGCGGCGCGATCTACGTCCCGCGCCAGCAGGTCTACGACCTTCGCCTCCGGTTCGCGGGCGAGGGCGTCGTCTCCGAGGGCCCGGTGGGCTACGAGCTCTTCAACAGCGGCACGATCGGGATGACGGACTTCATGCAGAAGCTCAACTACAAGCGCGCGCTCGAGGGCGAGCTCTCCCGGACGGTCTCGAACATCCGCCAGGTGGCGCAGGCGCGCGTCCACCTCGTCCTCCCCGAGCGCAGCCCGTTCCGCGACCGCCAGACGCGGCCGAGCGCGAGCGTGGTCCTCCAGCTCGGCGGCGGCGGCGGCCTGGCCCCGGGACAGATCGAGGGCGTCGCGTCGCTCGTCGCCGGGGCCGTCGAGGGGATGAGCGTGGCCGACGTCACCGTGCTCGACACGCGCGGCACGCTCCTCTCCAACCCTGACGCGGGCAACCCTGACGTCACGCTCACCTCGAACCAGCTCCGCACCCAGCACGCCGTAGAGGAGCACCTCGCCCAGAGCGGGCAGTCGATGCTGGACCGGATGCTCGGGCCGGGCCGGGCCGTCGTCCGCGTCGCCGCCAAGCTCGACTTCAGCCGGACCGTCGAGGAGAGCGACGCCATCGACCCGGAGAGCGCCACCGTCATCAGCGAGGAGCGGCTCGAGGAGCAGGCCGCCGCCGACGCCTCCAACGCGACCGTCCGCAACTACGAGCTCAGCCGCAAGCGCGAGCGCACCGAGCGCACCGCTGGAGCCGTCGAGGTGCTCACCGTCTCCGTCGTCCTCGACTACAAGCTGCCCGTCCAAGCCGTGGCCGACGAAGACGCGCCCCTCCCCGAGCCGGAGCCGTACGCCCCGCAGCAGGTCCGGGAGATCGAGAACCTCGTCAAGAACGCTGTCGGCTTCGACGCGGCGCGCGGCGACCGCTTCGCGATTCACCAGGCCCGCTTCGACACGTCGGCCGACGACCGGCTGGCCGAGGAGATGGACGCGGCCGGGCGCAGCGAGCGGCTCCAGTCCTACCTACGCTACGGCCTGATGGCGCTCGCGCTCGGGCTTGCGGCGTTTCTCATCCGCTCCACCGTCAGCAGCGTAGCCGGTGCCGGCAGCGACCCGCTCGCCCTGATCGCGGGCGAGGACCCGGCTTCGCTCACCGGCCGCCGCACCGCGGGCGAGCTCGCGGAGCGGGCCGAGGCCGACCAGGCCCTCCTCGCGACCGGCACCGAGGGTGCCGACGCGCCGCTCTCGGCAGACGACCTCTACACGAGCAAGCTGTCGGACGAGGCAAAAGCCCGGCTCAGCGCGCGCAGCGAGATCTACGAGGAAGTCAAGCAGAGCATCCTCGGCCAGCCCGAGGAGGCCGCCGAGCTGCTCAAGACGTGGATCGCGGAGGACCTCTTCCGGGAAGAACACGCCGCCTCCTGA
- a CDS encoding flagellar export chaperone FliS — translation MHAASRMRQYQQQDVTTSSPERLVVKLYDLGIAACYRGDRAKTRAVLVELMSALDHEQGGDLAARLYGLYVFCLDESARGDLAVVADLLGGLREAWQDGVLSRAA, via the coding sequence ATGCATGCTGCCTCTCGGATGCGCCAGTACCAGCAGCAGGACGTCACGACCTCCTCGCCCGAGCGCCTCGTCGTGAAGCTCTACGACCTCGGCATCGCGGCCTGCTACCGGGGCGACCGCGCGAAGACCCGCGCGGTCCTCGTCGAGTTGATGTCGGCGCTCGACCATGAGCAGGGCGGCGACTTGGCCGCCCGGCTCTACGGGCTCTACGTCTTCTGCCTCGACGAGAGCGCCCGCGGCGACCTCGCCGTTGTGGCGGACCTCCTCGGCGGCCTCCGCGAAGCGTGGCAGGACGGCGTCCTGAGCCGCGCTGCCTAG
- the fliE gene encoding flagellar hook-basal body complex protein FliE has product MTVSELQRLRQVAPAGNDAFPRVPFGGEAEDTRFSDTLAAAIGEVDTAQKVADENVEAFIAGEQENVHEVMISMNEAKTHFQLMTEVRNRMLETYQELMRMQV; this is encoded by the coding sequence ATGACCGTCTCCGAACTCCAGCGCCTGCGCCAGGTCGCGCCCGCCGGGAACGACGCCTTCCCGCGCGTGCCCTTCGGGGGCGAGGCCGAGGACACGCGCTTCAGCGACACGCTCGCGGCGGCCATCGGCGAGGTGGACACGGCGCAAAAAGTGGCCGACGAGAACGTCGAGGCGTTCATCGCGGGCGAGCAGGAGAACGTCCACGAGGTGATGATCTCGATGAACGAGGCCAAGACGCACTTCCAGCTCATGACCGAGGTCCGCAACCGGATGCTGGAGACCTACCAGGAGCTGATGCGCATGCAAGTCTAA
- a CDS encoding sigma-54 dependent transcriptional regulator, with protein sequence MPPSAKQDRQPHILVVDDEHLLHGVLERLLTRHGMRVTSCHGATDALGVLGREAVDLVITDFQMPGMNGFELLAHVREGYPSVGVIMITGHANIQHAVQAMANGAVDYLPKPFSTSALLERVQEQLARLGTTDAAPRATSPSARSGRAAAAQTTFVGEHPSIESLRALVGRVAQSLAPIFVHGESGTGKEVVSRLVHEQSDRAAGPFIAINCANLPRELVESHLFGHRKGAFTGAVDDVVGAFEQAEGGTLLLDEVTEVEPSVQAKLLRVLQEQEYRRVGDPKPRRTNVRIIATSNRDLQAAVAEGIFREDLYHRLAVFPVTLPPLRARRSDVPLLAAQFAKKYSLLYGLPMKTLAPDLLQRFQAHPWPGNVRELENMIHRGVVMAAESDTIAADDVMNAFFSGAPAASAPAGVSFTTTDGETLTIEEMERHMILEALAASGNNQREAAEKLGICARTIRNKLKKYRQEGHAEMSLSL encoded by the coding sequence ATGCCACCTTCTGCCAAGCAGGACCGCCAGCCCCACATCCTCGTCGTCGACGACGAACACCTGCTCCACGGCGTGCTAGAGCGCCTGCTGACGCGCCACGGGATGCGCGTCACGAGCTGCCACGGCGCGACCGACGCGCTGGGCGTGCTGGGACGCGAGGCCGTGGACCTGGTCATCACCGACTTCCAGATGCCGGGCATGAACGGGTTCGAACTGCTGGCGCATGTGCGCGAGGGCTACCCGAGCGTCGGGGTCATCATGATCACGGGCCACGCCAACATCCAGCACGCCGTGCAGGCCATGGCAAACGGGGCGGTGGACTACCTCCCGAAGCCGTTCTCGACGTCGGCACTGCTGGAGCGCGTGCAGGAACAGCTAGCGCGCCTGGGCACGACCGACGCCGCGCCGCGCGCGACCTCGCCCTCCGCGCGTTCGGGCCGCGCCGCCGCCGCGCAGACCACCTTCGTCGGCGAGCACCCGAGCATCGAATCGCTCCGCGCCCTCGTCGGCCGTGTGGCGCAGAGCCTCGCCCCGATCTTTGTCCACGGCGAGAGCGGGACGGGCAAGGAGGTCGTCTCCCGCCTCGTCCACGAGCAGAGCGACCGCGCCGCCGGCCCGTTCATCGCGATTAACTGCGCCAACTTGCCGCGCGAGCTCGTCGAGAGCCACCTCTTTGGGCACCGGAAAGGCGCCTTCACCGGGGCCGTGGACGACGTCGTCGGGGCGTTCGAGCAGGCCGAGGGCGGGACACTGCTGCTGGACGAGGTGACCGAGGTCGAGCCCTCGGTGCAGGCCAAGCTGCTCCGCGTGCTCCAGGAGCAGGAGTACCGCCGCGTCGGCGACCCGAAGCCGCGCCGGACCAACGTCCGCATCATCGCCACGAGCAACCGCGACCTGCAGGCGGCTGTAGCCGAGGGCATTTTCCGCGAGGACCTCTATCACCGGCTCGCGGTGTTCCCCGTGACGCTCCCCCCGCTGCGCGCCCGTCGCTCGGACGTCCCGCTCCTAGCTGCACAGTTCGCGAAGAAGTACAGCCTCCTCTACGGCCTGCCGATGAAGACGCTCGCGCCGGACCTACTGCAGCGGTTCCAGGCCCACCCCTGGCCCGGCAATGTCCGCGAGCTGGAGAACATGATCCACCGCGGCGTCGTGATGGCGGCCGAGTCGGACACGATCGCGGCCGACGACGTGATGAACGCGTTCTTCTCGGGAGCCCCCGCGGCGTCGGCCCCGGCCGGGGTCTCGTTCACCACCACCGACGGCGAGACGCTGACGATCGAGGAGATGGAGCGCCACATGATCCTCGAAGCCCTGGCGGCCTCAGGCAACAACCAGCGCGAGGCCGCCGAGAAGCTCGGCATCTGCGCGCGGACGATCCGCAACAAGCTCAAGAAGTACCGCCAGGAAGGGCACGCCGAGATGAGCCTCTCGCTCTAG
- a CDS encoding FliI/YscN family ATPase, which produces MTALAHALQQARALPRGPVAYGKVRSIVGLLVEATGLSAAVGELCYVYEGTRPSGRRIKAEVVGVRAGAAVLMPLEETHGLRAGSLVQRSHLPLSVRVGSGLLGRVIDANGRPIDGAGPLVLADERPVQAPPPPAMERQLVDTPLLTGVRAVDAFTALGRGQRIGIFAGSGVGKSTLLGMMARQTEADVNVIALIGERSREVREFVHDTLGEEGLQRSVVIAATGDQAAMTRVKAATAALAIAEHFRDEGRDVLLMMDSVTRVAMAQREIGLAVGEPPTTRGYTPSVFALLPRLLERAGPGAVGTITGLFTVLVDGDDMDEPVGDAARGILDGHVVLARKLAHAGHFPAIDVLQSVSRVMERVTSPEARAAAAEARSLLTAHREIEDLVRVGAYERGQDPQADRALDAHGALTAFLRQRTDEPSDPDPAATLRRVLSDVPA; this is translated from the coding sequence ATGACCGCCCTCGCGCACGCGCTCCAGCAGGCCCGCGCCCTGCCTCGCGGCCCGGTCGCCTACGGCAAGGTGCGCTCGATCGTCGGGCTCCTCGTCGAGGCCACCGGGCTGAGCGCCGCTGTCGGCGAGCTGTGCTACGTCTACGAGGGCACCCGGCCGAGCGGGCGGCGCATCAAGGCTGAGGTGGTCGGTGTCCGAGCCGGGGCGGCGGTGCTGATGCCGCTCGAGGAGACCCACGGCCTGCGAGCCGGCAGCCTTGTCCAGCGCTCGCACCTCCCCCTCTCGGTCCGCGTCGGCTCTGGCCTGCTGGGCCGGGTGATCGACGCGAACGGACGCCCCATCGACGGGGCTGGCCCGCTCGTGCTGGCGGACGAGCGCCCCGTGCAGGCCCCGCCCCCGCCCGCGATGGAGCGGCAGCTCGTCGACACGCCGCTGCTGACGGGCGTCCGCGCGGTCGATGCGTTCACTGCGCTTGGCAGGGGCCAGCGCATCGGCATCTTCGCCGGGTCGGGCGTCGGCAAGAGCACGCTCCTCGGCATGATGGCGCGGCAGACCGAGGCCGACGTCAACGTCATCGCCCTCATCGGCGAGCGTAGCCGCGAGGTGCGCGAGTTCGTCCACGACACGCTCGGCGAGGAGGGCTTGCAGCGCTCCGTCGTGATTGCGGCGACGGGCGACCAGGCCGCGATGACCCGGGTCAAGGCGGCCACGGCCGCCCTCGCCATCGCCGAGCACTTCCGGGACGAGGGCCGGGACGTCCTCCTGATGATGGACTCGGTCACGCGCGTGGCGATGGCGCAGCGCGAGATCGGCCTCGCCGTCGGCGAGCCGCCGACGACGCGGGGCTACACCCCGAGCGTGTTCGCGCTCCTCCCCCGCCTGCTGGAGCGGGCCGGGCCGGGGGCGGTCGGGACCATCACGGGCCTCTTCACCGTGCTCGTCGACGGCGACGACATGGACGAGCCCGTGGGCGACGCCGCGCGCGGCATCCTCGACGGACACGTCGTGCTCGCGCGCAAGCTGGCGCACGCGGGCCACTTCCCCGCCATCGACGTGCTCCAGAGCGTGAGCCGGGTGATGGAGCGCGTGACCTCGCCTGAGGCCCGCGCGGCAGCGGCCGAGGCCCGCAGCCTGCTCACCGCCCACCGCGAGATCGAAGACCTCGTCCGGGTCGGCGCCTACGAGCGCGGCCAGGACCCGCAGGCCGACCGCGCCCTCGACGCGCACGGCGCGCTCACCGCCTTCCTCCGCCAGCGCACGGACGAGCCCTCAGACCCGGACCCTGCCGCCACGCTCCGCCGGGTGCTCAGCGACGTGCCCGCCTAG
- a CDS encoding flagellar biosynthesis protein FlgB, protein MDTPKLSVLRHAMQAYAMRTQALAGNIANLDTPDYQRETVRFEAELQARRRSTPGHRTPEDVQARYAREDAPALLEDEMMSLADTQMRTQLTTRALREHFDLLRTGITGRTG, encoded by the coding sequence ATGGACACGCCCAAGCTCTCCGTTCTCCGCCACGCCATGCAGGCCTACGCGATGCGGACCCAGGCGCTGGCCGGCAACATCGCCAACCTGGACACGCCCGACTACCAGCGCGAGACGGTCCGCTTCGAGGCCGAGCTCCAGGCCCGCCGCCGCAGCACGCCCGGCCACCGCACCCCCGAGGACGTCCAGGCCCGCTACGCCCGCGAGGACGCACCCGCGCTGCTCGAAGACGAGATGATGAGCCTCGCCGACACGCAGATGCGGACCCAGCTCACAACGCGCGCCCTCCGCGAGCACTTCGACCTGCTCCGCACCGGCATCACCGGCCGTACCGGCTAA